ATCTGGTTTCCGTGCCGGAATGCCAGCAGCAGCGTCGCCGCCCGGGCCTTGGCCGCCTCCACCTCTTCCCTCGGAAGTTCGTCCGGAAGTTCGTCGGCCAACTCCCCGGTCGCCATCATGTGCGTGCCCTCCGTTCGTGCCCCGCCCGAATGGGAACTTCCGCCCACCGTACACATCCGGTGTGCAAAGGTCGCTGAACGCGCGGGGGTGGGCGACGCAATGCATTCCAAATGGCGCGGCGGGTCAATTGCCGCACAATGACGCCGAATAGGGGGTGCTCCGCCGATACCGCGACGCGCGGGCAAGGGAATTGACAAACCGTCGGGAACAACCCGGGAAAAGGCGGAGGGCCGCCGCCCCCGAGGGGAGCGGCGGCCCTGGCCGGCCTGCGGTCAGCCCTGCGGCAGCGCCGCGAGTTGGGCGGTGATCCGCTCGATGTCGGCCTCGGCGGCCGTCAGCCGGACCCGGATCTTGGCGACCACCTCGTCCGGCGCCTTGGCCAGGAAGGCCTCGTTGCCGAGCTTTCCGGTGGTCTGCGCCTTCTCCTTCTCGGCGGCGGCCAAGTCCTTCTGCAGGCGCTTGCGTTCGGCCGCCACGTCGATGGTGCCGGACAGGTCGAGCGCGACGGTGGTGCCGGCCACCGGCAGCGCGGCGGTGGCGTGGAAGCCCTCCTCGGGCAGCGTCAGCCGCAGCAGCGCGCGGATCGCGGCCTCGTGCACCTCCAGCCGGTGGCCGGCCAGCTCCAGCCGGGCCGGGACCTTCTGGGTGTCGCGCAGGCCCTGGTCGTTGCGGAACCGGCGGACCTCGGTGACCACCTGCCGCAGCAGGGCGATCTCCGACTCGGCGTCGGCGTCCCGGTAGCCGGAGTCCGTCGGCCACTCGGCGACGACCACCGACTCGGCGCCGGTCAGCGCCGTCCACAGCGCGTCGGTGACGAACGGGACGATCGGGTGCAGCAGGCGCAGCGTCACGTCCAGCACCTCGCCGAGCACCCGGCGGGCGTGGTCGGCCCGCGGGCCGCCGCCGTTCAGGGTGGTCTTGGAGAGCTCGACGTACCAGTCGAAGACCTCGTCCCAGGCGAAGTGGAACAGCGCGTCGGAGACCTTCGCGAACTCGAAGTCCTCGTAGAGCGCGTCGACCTCGGCCACCGTGGCGTTCAGCCGGGAGAGGATCCAGCGGTCCGCGGCGGTGAGCTCCTCCGGCGCGGGCAGCGGCCCCTGGACGGTGGCGCCGTTCATCAGCGCGAACCGGGTGGCGTTCCAGATCTTGTTGCAGAAGTTCCGCGAGCCCTTGACCCAGTCCTCGCCGATCGGCACGTCGGCGCCGGGGTTGGCGCCGCGGGCCAGCGTGAAGCGGACGGCGTCGGCGCCGTAGGCGTCCATCCAGTCCAGCGGGTCGACGGCGGTGCCGGAGGACTTCGACATCTTCTTGCCGAACTCGTCGCGGACCAGGCCGGTCAGCGCCACCGTCTTGAACGGGGCCTCGCCGTCCATCGCGTACAGGCCGAACATCATCATCCGGGCGACCCAGAAGAAGATGATGTCGTGGCCGGTCAGCAGGACGTCGGTCGGGTAGAACTTCTCCAGGTCGGCGGTGCGCTCCGGCCAGCCCAGGGTGGAGAACGGCCACAGGCCGGAGGAGAACCAGGTGTCCAGCACGTCCGGGTCCTGGACCCAGCCCTCGCCGGCGGGCGGCTGCTCGTCCGGGCCGACGCAGACGACCTCGCCGTCCGGGCCGTACCAGACCGGGATGCGGTGGCCCCACCAGAGCTGGCGCGAGATGCACCAGTCGTACATGTTGTCGACCCAGTCGAAGTAGCGGCGCTCCAGCTCCTTCGGGTGGATCTCGACCCGGCCGTCGCGGACCGCGTCGCCCGCGGCCTTCGCCAGCGGCTCGACCTTGACCCACCACTGCAGCGACAGCCGCGGCTCGACCACGGTGTGGCAGCGCGAGCAGTGGCCGACCGCGTGCTCGTAGGGGCGCTTCTCGGCGACGATCCGGCCCTGCTCGCGCAGCGCGCCGACCACGGCGGAGCGGGCCTCCAGCCGGTCCAGGCCGAGGAACGGGCCGTGCACCGTGATGATGCCGCGGTCGTCCATCACCGTCAGGTTGGGCAGGCCGTGCCGCTGGCCGATGGCGAAGTCGTTCGGGTCGTGCGCGGGCGTCACCTTGACGGCGCCGGTGCCGAACTCCGGGTCGACGTGCTCGTCGGCGACGACCGGGATCTCACGGTCCGTCAGCGGCAGCTTGACGGTCCGGCCGACCAGGTGCGCGTAGCGCTCGTCGGACGGGTGGACGGCCACCGCGGTGTCGCCCAGCAGGGTCTCGGCGCGGGTGGTGGCGACCACGATCGCGTCCGCGCCGTCGCCGTAGCGGATCGAGACCAGCTCGCCGGGCACGTTCTCGTGCTCGACCTCGATGTCGGAGAGCGCGGTCAGGCAGCGCGGGCACCAGTTGATGATGCGCTCGGCGCGGT
This is a stretch of genomic DNA from Kitasatospora fiedleri. It encodes these proteins:
- a CDS encoding valine--tRNA ligase; protein product: MTDTTNQRPANSHPGDDAATLPTTYAPAEVEGELYERWVERGYFTADAKSEKPPYTIVIPPPNVTGALHLGHAFQHTLMDALTRRKRMLGFEALWLPGMDHAGIATQNKVEQQLAEAGLSRHDLGREAFVDKVWEWKENYGGRILGQMRRLGDGVDWSRERFTMDEGLSQAVQTIFKKLFDDGLIYRAERIINWCPRCLTALSDIEVEHENVPGELVSIRYGDGADAIVVATTRAETLLGDTAVAVHPSDERYAHLVGRTVKLPLTDREIPVVADEHVDPEFGTGAVKVTPAHDPNDFAIGQRHGLPNLTVMDDRGIITVHGPFLGLDRLEARSAVVGALREQGRIVAEKRPYEHAVGHCSRCHTVVEPRLSLQWWVKVEPLAKAAGDAVRDGRVEIHPKELERRYFDWVDNMYDWCISRQLWWGHRIPVWYGPDGEVVCVGPDEQPPAGEGWVQDPDVLDTWFSSGLWPFSTLGWPERTADLEKFYPTDVLLTGHDIIFFWVARMMMFGLYAMDGEAPFKTVALTGLVRDEFGKKMSKSSGTAVDPLDWMDAYGADAVRFTLARGANPGADVPIGEDWVKGSRNFCNKIWNATRFALMNGATVQGPLPAPEELTAADRWILSRLNATVAEVDALYEDFEFAKVSDALFHFAWDEVFDWYVELSKTTLNGGGPRADHARRVLGEVLDVTLRLLHPIVPFVTDALWTALTGAESVVVAEWPTDSGYRDADAESEIALLRQVVTEVRRFRNDQGLRDTQKVPARLELAGHRLEVHEAAIRALLRLTLPEEGFHATAALPVAGTTVALDLSGTIDVAAERKRLQKDLAAAEKEKAQTTGKLGNEAFLAKAPDEVVAKIRVRLTAAEADIERITAQLAALPQG